Proteins co-encoded in one Streptococcus pyogenes genomic window:
- a CDS encoding amino acid ABC transporter permease, with translation MTSVFLTSGWAFYDYLISPIPHGKLFSWHAVFDAIPNIIQRLPITLGLTLSGATFGLVLALIFALVKINKVKLLYPIQAIFVSFLRGTPILVQLMLTYYGIPLFLKFLNQKYGFDWNVNAIPASIFAITAFAFNEAAYASETIRAAILSVDTGEIEAAKSLGMTSVQVYRRVIIPNATVVAIPTLINGLIGLTKGTSLAFNAGIVEMFAQAQILGGSDYRYFERYISVALVYWSISILMEQVGRLIENKMAIKAPEQARNEKLGELR, from the coding sequence ATGACATCAGTGTTTTTAACCAGTGGTTGGGCTTTTTATGATTACCTCATCTCACCGATTCCACATGGGAAACTTTTTAGTTGGCATGCTGTTTTTGATGCCATTCCAAATATTATCCAACGGCTTCCAATTACGCTTGGTTTGACACTATCAGGAGCAACCTTTGGCTTGGTTTTGGCTTTGATTTTTGCCCTTGTCAAAATTAATAAAGTGAAGCTACTATACCCTATTCAAGCTATTTTTGTGAGTTTCTTGCGAGGAACTCCTATTTTGGTACAGTTGATGTTGACCTACTACGGTATTCCCCTCTTTCTAAAATTTCTCAATCAGAAGTATGGCTTTGATTGGAATGTTAATGCAATTCCGGCTTCTATTTTTGCCATTACAGCCTTTGCTTTTAATGAAGCAGCCTACGCTAGTGAAACTATTCGGGCAGCCATTTTATCAGTAGATACAGGTGAAATTGAAGCAGCAAAAAGTCTAGGCATGACTTCTGTGCAGGTTTACCGTCGTGTCATTATTCCTAATGCAACTGTTGTGGCTATTCCAACCTTGATTAATGGGTTAATTGGCTTAACTAAAGGAACATCGCTTGCCTTTAATGCAGGGATTGTCGAAATGTTTGCCCAGGCTCAAATTCTAGGCGGATCAGATTACCGTTATTTTGAACGTTATATCTCTGTTGCTCTTGTCTATTGGTCTATCAGTATTTTGATGGAGCAAGTAGGTCGCTTGATTGAAAACAAGATGGCCATCAAAGCACCAGAACAAGCTAGAAATGAAAAGTTAGGAGAATTGCGTTGA
- a CDS encoding amino acid permease encodes MSIKEQTDNNELENGMVRGLENRHVQLIAIAGTIGTGLFLGAGRSIALTGPSIIFVYMITGAFMFMMMRAIGEMLYYDPDQHTFINFISKYIGPGWGYFSGLSYWISLIFIGMAEITAVGAYVQFWFPSWPAWLIQLVFLVLLSSINLIAVRVFGETEFWFAMIKILAILALIATAIFMVLTGFETHTGHASLSNIFDHFSMFPNGKLKFFMAFQMVFFAYQAIEFVGITTSETANPRKVLPKAIQEIPTRIVIFYVGALVSIMAIVPWHQLPVDESPFVMVFKLIGIKWAAALINFVVLTSAASALNSTLYSTGRHLYQIANETPNALTNRLKINTLSRQGVPSRAIIASAVVVGISALINILPGVADAFSLITASSSGVYIAIYALTMIAHWKYRQSKDFMADGYLMPKYKVTTPLTLAFFAFVFISLFLQESTYIGAIGATIWIIVFGIYSNVKFK; translated from the coding sequence ATGTCTATAAAAGAACAAACAGACAATAACGAACTAGAAAATGGAATGGTAAGGGGCTTAGAAAATCGTCATGTGCAGTTAATTGCGATCGCAGGAACGATTGGAACAGGTCTCTTTTTAGGGGCAGGACGCTCTATTGCCCTAACAGGACCATCTATTATTTTTGTGTATATGATTACAGGTGCCTTCATGTTTATGATGATGCGTGCCATCGGTGAAATGCTCTATTATGATCCAGATCAACACACCTTTATCAATTTTATTTCCAAATACATTGGTCCAGGCTGGGGTTATTTTTCGGGTCTATCCTATTGGATTTCCCTTATTTTTATTGGAATGGCAGAAATCACAGCAGTAGGTGCTTATGTGCAATTTTGGTTCCCAAGCTGGCCAGCCTGGTTGATTCAGTTGGTTTTCTTAGTCTTACTTAGTTCGATCAACTTAATTGCTGTGCGCGTTTTTGGGGAAACAGAGTTTTGGTTTGCCATGATTAAGATTTTAGCTATTTTAGCTTTGATTGCAACAGCTATTTTCATGGTATTGACAGGTTTTGAAACTCACACAGGCCATGCTAGCCTTTCCAATATTTTTGACCATTTTTCCATGTTCCCAAATGGGAAACTAAAGTTCTTTATGGCCTTCCAAATGGTTTTCTTTGCTTATCAAGCTATCGAATTTGTGGGAATTACCACTTCTGAGACGGCTAACCCAAGAAAAGTTCTACCAAAGGCTATTCAAGAAATTCCAACCCGTATTGTGATCTTTTATGTGGGAGCCTTGGTCTCTATTATGGCAATTGTGCCATGGCATCAGTTACCAGTTGATGAATCTCCTTTTGTGATGGTGTTCAAATTGATTGGTATTAAATGGGCAGCAGCCTTGATTAACTTTGTGGTCTTGACATCAGCAGCGTCAGCGCTTAACTCAACCCTTTATTCAACCGGTCGTCATCTCTATCAGATTGCTAATGAGACTCCAAACGCTTTGACCAATCGCTTAAAGATTAATACTTTATCTCGACAAGGGGTGCCAAGTCGTGCCATTATTGCTTCAGCGGTTGTGGTTGGTATCTCAGCTTTGATTAATATCCTACCAGGAGTTGCAGATGCGTTCTCACTCATTACGGCCTCCTCATCAGGTGTATATATTGCTATCTACGCCTTAACCATGATTGCTCACTGGAAGTACCGTCAATCTAAGGACTTTATGGCAGATGGTTATTTGATGCCAAAATATAAAGTGACAACGCCTTTGACCCTTGCTTTCTTTGCCTTTGTCTTTATCTCTCTTTTCTTACAAGAATCCACCTATATCGGCGCCATTGGAGCAACGATTTGGATTATTGTTTTTGGGATTTATAGCAATGTCAAATTTAAATAA
- the rsmH gene encoding 16S rRNA (cytosine(1402)-N(4))-methyltransferase RsmH: protein MTKEFHHVTVLLHETVDMLDIKPDGIYVDATLGGSGHSAYLLSKLGEEGHLYCFDQDQKAIDNAQVTLKSYIDKGQVTFIKDNFRHLKARLTALGVDEIDGILYDLGVSSPQLDERERGFSYKQDAPLDMRMDRQSLLTAYEVVNTYPFNDLVKIFFKYGEDKFSKQIARKIEQARAIKPIETTTELAELIKAAKPAKELKKKGHPAKQIFQAIRIEVNDELGAADESIQDAMELLALDGRISVITFHSLEDRLTKQLFKEASTVDVPKGLPLIPEDMKPKFELVSRKPILPSHSELTANKRAHSAKLRVAKKIRK, encoded by the coding sequence ATGACAAAAGAATTTCATCACGTGACCGTACTCCTTCACGAAACAGTGGACATGCTTGACATAAAGCCTGATGGGATTTATGTTGATGCGACGCTAGGTGGCTCAGGCCACTCAGCTTATTTGTTGTCCAAACTTGGTGAAGAAGGGCACCTCTATTGTTTTGACCAAGACCAAAAGGCTATTGACAATGCACAAGTTACCCTCAAATCTTATATTGACAAAGGACAGGTAACTTTTATTAAAGATAATTTTAGACACCTCAAAGCACGTTTAACAGCGCTTGGAGTTGATGAAATTGATGGTATCTTATATGACCTTGGTGTTTCCAGCCCGCAATTGGATGAAAGAGAACGAGGGTTTTCTTATAAACAAGATGCTCCATTGGATATGCGCATGGATCGTCAGTCGCTCTTAACAGCTTACGAAGTGGTGAATACCTATCCATTCAATGATTTGGTTAAGATTTTTTTCAAATATGGTGAAGATAAATTCTCCAAGCAGATCGCTCGAAAAATTGAACAAGCAAGAGCTATTAAGCCTATTGAGACAACAACAGAGTTGGCAGAATTGATTAAGGCAGCAAAGCCAGCTAAAGAGTTGAAGAAAAAAGGCCACCCTGCTAAACAGATTTTTCAAGCTATTCGCATTGAAGTCAATGATGAATTGGGAGCGGCCGATGAATCTATTCAGGACGCTATGGAATTATTAGCCCTTGATGGTCGTATCTCAGTTATTACCTTCCATTCTCTGGAAGATCGCCTAACCAAGCAGTTGTTTAAAGAAGCTAGTACGGTGGATGTGCCAAAAGGGCTTCCTCTAATTCCTGAAGATATGAAACCTAAGTTTGAACTTGTTTCACGTAAGCCGATCTTACCTAGTCATTCAGAGTTAACAGCTAATAAAAGGGCACACTCAGCCAAGCTACGTGTTGCCAAAAAAATTCGGAAATAA
- a CDS encoding DEAD/DEAH box helicase, with the protein MSFKDYHFKQYVQQALEEIGFVNPTEVQKRLIPIVNSGRDLVGESKTGSGKTHTFLLPIFEKLDEAKAEVQVVITAPSRELATQIFDACKQIAKHFQEEIRLANYVGGTDKLRQIEKLKDSQPHIVIGTPGRIYDLVKSGDLAIHKATTFVVDEADMTMDMGFLDTVDKIAASLPKSVQILVFSATIPQKLQPFLKKYLTNPVIEQIKTKTVIADTIDNWLVSTKGRDKNGQLLEILKTMQPYMAMLFVNTKERADDLHAFLTANGLKVAKIHGGIPPRERKRIMNQVKKLDFEYIVATDLAARGIDIEGVSHVINDAIPQDLSFFVHRVGRTGRNGMAGTAITLYQPSDDSDIKELEKMGIAFTPKVLKNGEFQDTYDRDRRQNREKAYQKLDTEMIGLVKKKKKKVKPGYKKKIQWAVDEKRRKERRAENRAKGRAERKAKKQHF; encoded by the coding sequence ATGTCATTTAAAGATTATCATTTTAAGCAATACGTTCAGCAAGCGCTGGAAGAAATTGGCTTTGTCAATCCAACAGAGGTCCAGAAGCGGCTGATTCCTATTGTTAACTCCGGTCGTGACTTAGTTGGGGAATCAAAAACAGGTTCAGGGAAAACCCACACCTTTTTGTTGCCCATTTTTGAAAAACTTGATGAAGCTAAAGCAGAAGTGCAAGTCGTTATTACAGCACCTAGCCGTGAATTAGCAACTCAAATTTTTGATGCTTGTAAACAGATTGCTAAGCACTTCCAAGAAGAGATTCGTTTGGCCAACTATGTTGGAGGCACAGACAAACTCCGTCAGATTGAAAAACTAAAAGACAGCCAGCCGCATATTGTCATCGGGACCCCAGGTCGTATTTATGACTTGGTCAAGTCTGGTGATTTAGCGATTCATAAAGCAACGACCTTTGTTGTGGATGAGGCCGATATGACCATGGACATGGGCTTTTTGGATACGGTAGATAAGATTGCAGCTTCGCTTCCAAAATCTGTTCAGATTTTGGTGTTCTCAGCAACTATTCCACAGAAATTACAACCCTTTTTGAAAAAATACTTGACCAATCCTGTTATTGAACAAATCAAGACAAAGACCGTTATCGCAGATACCATTGATAACTGGCTTGTGTCGACAAAAGGGCGTGATAAGAATGGTCAACTGTTAGAGATTCTCAAAACCATGCAGCCTTATATGGCTATGCTTTTTGTCAATACCAAGGAACGCGCAGATGATTTGCATGCCTTTTTAACAGCTAATGGCTTAAAAGTGGCTAAGATTCATGGGGGCATTCCTCCAAGAGAACGTAAGCGCATCATGAACCAAGTCAAAAAACTGGACTTTGAATACATTGTTGCCACAGACTTAGCAGCGCGTGGGATTGACATTGAAGGGGTCAGCCATGTGATCAATGACGCCATCCCACAAGACTTGTCTTTCTTTGTCCATCGTGTAGGCCGAACAGGTCGAAATGGTATGGCAGGAACTGCCATTACACTTTACCAGCCAAGTGACGACTCAGATATCAAAGAGCTGGAAAAAATGGGGATTGCCTTTACACCGAAGGTGCTCAAAAATGGAGAATTTCAAGATACCTATGACCGTGATCGCCGTCAAAACCGTGAAAAAGCCTATCAAAAATTAGACACAGAAATGATTGGTTTGGTCAAAAAGAAAAAGAAAAAAGTCAAACCAGGTTACAAGAAAAAAATTCAGTGGGCGGTTGATGAAAAACGTCGCAAAGAACGTCGTGCTGAAAATCGTGCTAAGGGCCGCGCTGAGCGTAAGGCCAAAAAACAACATTTTTAA
- a CDS encoding DUF4059 family protein, translated as MLVEIFSLYVKGLILSSLTMILICLIWTLWRAKTKRDKTLIERQAFLYEMLMVAILTIPILSFAFMSILVVIKS; from the coding sequence ATGTTAGTAGAAATCTTTAGCCTTTATGTAAAAGGTCTCATTCTCTCAAGCCTTACTATGATTTTAATTTGTTTAATATGGACTTTATGGCGAGCAAAAACCAAAAGAGATAAAACATTGATTGAAAGACAAGCTTTTCTTTATGAGATGCTAATGGTTGCTATTTTAACCATCCCAATTTTATCGTTTGCTTTTATGAGTATTTTGGTTGTCATAAAATCCTAA
- a CDS encoding amino acid ABC transporter ATP-binding protein produces MITIRNLSKTFSGQKVLDSLALDIEKGQVIALVGASGAGKSTFLRSLNYLEKPDSGSISIGDFTVDFETITTEQVLILRRKLAMVFQQFNLFERRTALENVKEGLKVVKKLSDQEATKLAQAELAKVGLADRKHHYPRHLSGGQKQRVALARALAMKPDVLLLDEPTSALDPELVGEVEKSITDAAKSGQTMVLVSHDMNFVYQVADRVLFLDQGKILEQGTPEEVFRHPQKERTKEFFASYSKTYI; encoded by the coding sequence ATGATTACAATTAGAAATTTGAGCAAGACATTCTCAGGGCAAAAAGTTTTAGATAGTTTGGCTCTTGATATTGAAAAAGGTCAAGTGATTGCTTTAGTTGGTGCTTCAGGAGCAGGGAAATCGACCTTCCTTCGTAGCCTAAACTATTTGGAAAAACCAGATTCAGGCTCCATTAGCATTGGTGACTTTACGGTTGATTTTGAGACCATTACCACAGAGCAAGTCCTTATTTTACGTCGGAAACTTGCCATGGTTTTTCAACAATTTAATCTTTTTGAGCGTCGTACAGCCCTTGAGAATGTCAAAGAAGGTCTTAAGGTGGTCAAAAAACTGTCTGACCAAGAAGCGACTAAACTGGCGCAAGCAGAATTGGCTAAGGTTGGTTTAGCAGATCGAAAACATCATTACCCACGTCATTTATCAGGGGGACAAAAACAACGGGTAGCTTTAGCAAGAGCTCTGGCTATGAAACCAGATGTTTTATTACTAGATGAGCCGACCTCGGCTCTTGACCCGGAATTAGTTGGCGAAGTGGAAAAGTCTATTACTGATGCTGCTAAATCCGGACAGACCATGGTTTTAGTGAGTCACGACATGAATTTTGTTTACCAAGTGGCAGATAGAGTACTCTTTTTAGATCAAGGGAAAATCTTGGAACAAGGAACACCTGAAGAAGTCTTTAGACATCCTCAAAAAGAACGAACCAAAGAATTTTTTGCAAGCTATTCAAAAACATACATTTAA
- the trxB gene encoding thioredoxin-disulfide reductase has translation MYDTLIIGSGPAGMTAALYAARSNLSVAIIEQGAPGGQMNNTFDIENYPGYDHISGPELAMKMYEPLEKFNVENIYGIVQKIENFGDYKCVLTEDASYEAKTVIIATGAKYRVLGVPGEEYYTSRGVSYCAVCDGAFFRDQDLLVVGGGDSAVEEAIYLTQFAKKVTVVHRRDQLRAQKILQDRAFANDKVDFIWDSVVKEIQGNDIKVSNVLIENVKTGQVTDHAFGGVFIYVGMNPVTGMVKDLEITDSEGWIITDDHMRTSIPGIFAIGDVRQKDLRQITTAVGDGAIAGQGVYHYLESFSS, from the coding sequence ATGTACGATACATTAATTATTGGTTCAGGACCAGCAGGAATGACTGCCGCTTTATACGCTGCTAGAAGTAATTTATCTGTTGCCATTATTGAACAAGGGGCACCTGGTGGTCAGATGAACAACACTTTTGATATAGAGAATTACCCGGGATATGATCATATATCTGGACCAGAATTAGCTATGAAAATGTACGAACCTTTAGAGAAGTTTAACGTTGAAAACATTTATGGTATTGTTCAAAAAATAGAAAATTTTGGTGACTATAAGTGTGTGTTGACTGAAGATGCTAGTTATGAAGCTAAAACGGTTATTATTGCAACGGGAGCTAAATACCGTGTACTAGGTGTTCCAGGTGAAGAATACTATACTAGTCGAGGAGTTTCTTATTGTGCAGTATGTGATGGTGCGTTTTTCCGTGACCAGGATCTTTTGGTCGTTGGTGGTGGTGACTCAGCAGTTGAAGAAGCTATTTATCTTACTCAGTTTGCTAAAAAGGTAACCGTTGTTCATCGCCGTGATCAACTAAGAGCTCAGAAAATCTTGCAGGACCGTGCCTTCGCTAATGACAAAGTTGACTTTATCTGGGATTCAGTTGTCAAAGAAATTCAAGGTAACGACATTAAGGTCTCCAATGTCCTAATCGAAAATGTGAAAACAGGCCAAGTCACTGACCACGCTTTTGGAGGTGTGTTTATCTATGTTGGTATGAATCCTGTTACAGGTATGGTAAAGGATCTAGAAATTACCGATTCAGAAGGTTGGATTATCACAGATGATCATATGAGGACAAGTATTCCTGGTATTTTTGCGATTGGAGATGTTCGTCAAAAAGACCTTCGCCAAATCACGACAGCTGTTGGAGATGGTGCAATTGCAGGGCAAGGTGTTTATCACTACCTTGAAAGTTTCTCTTCATAA
- the mraY gene encoding phospho-N-acetylmuramoyl-pentapeptide-transferase, with product MFLTLIAAIISFMVSAFTMPYFIKFYQLKKIGGQQMHEDVKQHLAKAGTPTMGGTVFLLVATAVSLLVSLFSIKNTQSLALISGILSIVVIYGIIGFLDDFLKIFKQINEGLTAKQKLALQLVGGLMFYFLHVSPSGISSINVFGYQLPLGIFYLFFVLFWVVGFSNAVNLTDGIDGLASISVVISLVTYGVIAYVQSQFDVLLLIGAMIGALLGFFCFNHKPAKVFMGDVGSLALGAMLAAISIALRQEWTLLIIGIVYVLETSSVMLQVSYFKYTKKKYGEGRRIFRMTPFHHHLELGGLSGKGKKWSEWQVDAFLWGVGSLASLLVLAILYVF from the coding sequence ATGTTTTTAACCCTTATTGCAGCAATCATATCCTTTATGGTATCTGCTTTCACAATGCCTTATTTTATCAAATTCTATCAATTGAAAAAAATTGGTGGGCAACAAATGCATGAAGATGTCAAGCAACATTTAGCTAAAGCTGGAACACCGACTATGGGGGGAACTGTTTTTCTTTTAGTAGCTACGGCAGTATCGTTATTGGTTAGTCTATTTTCGATCAAAAACACTCAAAGTTTAGCTTTGATTTCAGGCATTTTATCAATTGTTGTCATTTACGGGATTATCGGATTTTTGGATGATTTTTTAAAAATTTTTAAGCAAATCAATGAAGGATTGACAGCCAAACAAAAGTTAGCCTTGCAGTTGGTTGGAGGATTGATGTTCTATTTTTTACATGTTAGTCCAAGTGGCATTTCCTCTATTAATGTGTTTGGTTATCAGCTGCCGCTGGGAATTTTCTACCTATTCTTTGTTTTGTTTTGGGTGGTTGGTTTTTCAAATGCCGTTAATTTGACAGATGGTATCGATGGCTTAGCTTCTATCTCAGTGGTGATTAGTCTAGTGACTTACGGCGTTATTGCCTACGTTCAGAGTCAATTTGATGTTTTGTTACTGATTGGAGCAATGATTGGAGCCTTGCTTGGCTTCTTCTGCTTTAATCACAAACCTGCTAAAGTATTTATGGGAGATGTAGGTAGTTTAGCCCTTGGAGCTATGTTGGCTGCCATTTCTATTGCGCTTCGTCAAGAATGGACTCTCCTGATTATTGGGATCGTTTATGTTCTTGAAACAAGTTCTGTGATGTTGCAAGTGTCCTATTTCAAGTACACCAAGAAAAAATATGGAGAAGGTCGTCGTATTTTTAGAATGACGCCTTTCCACCACCATTTGGAATTGGGAGGCTTGTCTGGTAAAGGCAAGAAGTGGTCAGAATGGCAGGTAGATGCTTTTTTGTGGGGAGTAGGAAGTCTAGCTAGTTTACTAGTTTTAGCTATCTTATACGTGTTCTAA
- the pbp2X gene encoding penicillin-binding protein PBP2X — MKKWQKYVLDYVVRDRRTPVENRVRVGQNMMLLTIFIFFIFIINFMIIIGTDQKFGVSLSEGAKKVYQETVTIQAKRGTIYDRNGTAIAVDSTTYSIYAILDKSFVSASDEKLYVQPSQYETVADILKKHLGMKKTDVIKQLKRKGLFQVSFGPSGSGISYSTMSTIQKAMEDAKIKGIAFTTSPGRMYPNGTFASEFIGLASLTEDKKTGVKSLVGKTGLEASFDKILSGQDGVITYQKDRNGTTLLGTGKTVKKAIDGKDIYTTLSEPIQTFLETQMDVFQAKSNGQLASATLVNAKTGEILATTQRPTYNADTLKGLENTNYKWYSALHQGNFEPGSTMKVMTLAAAIDDKVFNPNETFSNANGLTIADATIQDWSINEGISTGQYMNYAQGFAFSSNVGMTKLEQKMGNAKWMNYLTKFRFGFPTRFGLKDEDAGIFPSDNIVTQAMSAFGQGISVTQIQMLRAFTAISNNGEMLEPQFISQIYDPNTASFRTANKEIVGKPVSKKAASETRQYMIGVGTDPEFGTLYSKTFGPIIKVGDLPVAVKSGTAQIGSEDGSGYQDGGLTNYVYSVVAMVPADKPDFLMYVTMTKPQHFGPLFWQDVVNPVLEEAYLMQDTLTKPVVSDANRQTTYKLPNFVGKNPGETSSELRRNLVQPVVLGTGSKIKKVSHQPGQTLTENQQVLILSDRFVEVPDMYGWTKSNVKTFAKWTGIDISFKGTDSGRVMKQSVDVGKSLKKIKKMTITLGD; from the coding sequence ATGAAAAAATGGCAAAAATATGTTTTAGATTATGTTGTGCGCGATAGGAGAACTCCAGTCGAAAATCGCGTTCGAGTTGGACAAAATATGATGCTCTTAACTATCTTTATTTTCTTTATTTTCATTATTAATTTCATGATTATTATTGGAACAGATCAAAAGTTTGGAGTTAGTTTGTCAGAAGGGGCGAAGAAGGTTTATCAAGAAACCGTTACGATCCAAGCTAAGCGTGGGACCATTTATGATCGAAATGGTACAGCTATTGCAGTGGATTCTACGACTTATAGCATATACGCAATTTTGGATAAATCATTTGTCTCGGCTTCAGATGAAAAGTTATATGTACAACCTTCTCAGTATGAAACAGTAGCTGATATTTTAAAAAAGCATCTGGGAATGAAAAAAACAGATGTAATTAAACAGCTTAAGCGTAAAGGACTTTTCCAAGTCTCGTTTGGACCGTCAGGGTCTGGCATTTCATATAGTACTATGTCTACTATTCAAAAGGCTATGGAAGATGCCAAAATCAAGGGAATTGCTTTCACAACTAGTCCTGGTCGTATGTATCCAAATGGGACATTTGCTTCAGAATTTATAGGCCTAGCATCTCTAACAGAAGATAAAAAGACAGGTGTTAAGAGTTTAGTTGGAAAAACAGGTCTAGAAGCTTCTTTTGATAAAATTTTATCAGGTCAAGATGGTGTTATTACTTATCAAAAAGATCGAAATGGGACCACACTCTTGGGTACAGGTAAGACTGTCAAGAAAGCTATTGATGGCAAAGATATTTACACAACGCTATCTGAGCCTATCCAGACCTTCTTAGAAACCCAGATGGATGTTTTTCAAGCCAAATCAAATGGTCAGTTGGCCAGTGCAACACTTGTTAATGCTAAAACTGGTGAAATTTTGGCAACAACACAACGCCCCACTTATAATGCTGATACTCTGAAAGGACTTGAAAATACGAACTACAAATGGTACAGTGCACTTCATCAAGGAAATTTTGAACCAGGTTCAACCATGAAAGTGATGACTCTGGCAGCGGCTATTGATGATAAAGTTTTCAACCCAAACGAAACCTTTAGCAATGCTAATGGTTTGACAATTGCAGATGCTACTATTCAAGACTGGTCTATTAACGAAGGCATTTCCACAGGACAGTACATGAATTATGCACAAGGGTTTGCCTTCTCAAGTAACGTTGGGATGACTAAACTTGAACAAAAAATGGGTAATGCAAAATGGATGAATTATTTGACGAAGTTCCGCTTTGGTTTTCCTACTCGTTTTGGTTTAAAAGATGAAGACGCAGGTATATTTCCTTCTGATAATATCGTGACTCAAGCTATGAGCGCTTTTGGTCAAGGGATTTCTGTAACCCAGATTCAAATGCTTAGAGCCTTTACTGCTATTTCTAATAATGGTGAGATGTTAGAGCCACAATTTATCAGTCAAATTTATGATCCTAACACAGCAAGTTTTAGAACGGCAAATAAAGAAATTGTTGGAAAACCTGTATCAAAAAAAGCCGCTAGTGAAACAAGACAATACATGATTGGTGTAGGAACAGACCCTGAGTTTGGAACACTCTATTCAAAAACATTTGGACCAATTATTAAAGTGGGTGATTTACCTGTTGCTGTTAAATCAGGAACAGCACAAATTGGTTCAGAAGATGGAAGTGGTTATCAAGATGGTGGATTGACTAACTATGTCTATTCGGTTGTGGCAATGGTGCCAGCTGATAAACCAGACTTTTTGATGTATGTTACTATGACTAAACCACAACATTTTGGTCCCCTTTTTTGGCAAGATGTGGTTAACCCAGTATTGGAAGAAGCATACTTAATGCAAGATACACTAACTAAGCCAGTAGTATCAGATGCTAATCGTCAAACAACTTATAAATTACCAAACTTTGTAGGAAAGAATCCTGGTGAGACATCAAGCGAGTTGCGTCGAAACCTTGTCCAGCCAGTTGTCCTTGGTACTGGCAGCAAGATCAAAAAAGTATCGCATCAGCCCGGTCAAACGTTAACAGAAAACCAACAAGTTCTCATATTATCAGACCGTTTTGTGGAGGTACCAGACATGTATGGCTGGACAAAATCCAATGTTAAAACCTTTGCTAAATGGACTGGAATAGACATCAGCTTTAAAGGAACAGATTCTGGTCGTGTTATGAAACAAAGTGTTGATGTTGGTAAGTCCTTGAAAAAAATAAAAAAAATGACCATTACTTTAGGAGATTAA
- the ftsL gene encoding cell division protein FtsL, which produces MTNEKRTQAVTNALQKRIKTFSRIEKAFYTAIIVTAITMAVSIIYLQSRKLQLQQEITSLNSHISDQKLELNNAKQEVNELSRRDRIIDIAGKAGLSNRNNNIKKVE; this is translated from the coding sequence ATGACAAATGAAAAAAGAACTCAGGCAGTTACAAATGCCTTGCAAAAACGAATAAAAACTTTCTCTAGAATTGAGAAGGCTTTTTATACTGCTATCATTGTAACAGCGATTACGATGGCAGTAAGTATTATTTACCTGCAAAGTCGTAAGTTGCAGCTACAACAAGAAATCACTAGTTTAAATAGTCATATTTCGGATCAAAAACTAGAGCTTAATAATGCCAAGCAAGAAGTAAATGAGTTATCTCGCCGTGATCGTATTATAGATATTGCTGGTAAAGCAGGCTTAAGCAACCGTAATAATAATATCAAGAAAGTCGAGTAA